A genomic region of Anopheles coustani chromosome 3, idAnoCousDA_361_x.2, whole genome shotgun sequence contains the following coding sequences:
- the LOC131260556 gene encoding protein salvador homolog 1, with protein sequence MLSRKSKDKSIKEGVVGKYVKKDTPPEIPIINVWTAEQSKSKLAKARRSSQQVVSNAGQPPGLPLTANSSNIQNMQKFGNSKVVTKVGGLGHEGKYTPSNNIPNLAQKFTNLNLNNDQSPGLASVNGGIKGQTQLLPMIVTNAGSKLSSAVTINEARNNNSHGNYVDIDTIDQILMQQSEATQFRLQQQQQQQLQLQQQHQHIHQQYLANFDRKYSYNQLHHNNNLRNGFDSYGNLLRNGSPVATSSSTGSSLTNDQTLFIRQYSTRQTPQPQPSQQPQTSSQQNQAQSSQQDHHYPIYENQSQLIARPESPIYSNTNSGTIYQNYNSNNSSHQSLYSNVCIAGQPTSSSSTTNYLALAQPQAPSHQTQSQPLYSNVIIGTNESNGITYGEVVLHANHHPSAVGAGAVVAAQRAIAQSAAGQQSAGDSGDEELMLPPGWSVDYTLRGRKYYIDHNTKTTHWAHPLDRKALPTGWQRIESAQYGTYFNYITGQAEQSLPYLASCYLTHAAPLEIPRPMVPHFPRHNALVPANPYNTEKVPEWLFLYAKSSSEKDHIIKWDMFQLQQLEDFLGMMKKLYRQECNIIVAKYEVIRIQIHSRMQELRRI encoded by the exons ATGCTTTCTAGAAAGAGCAAGGATAAATCCATCAAGGAAGGCGTTGTTGGGAAGTACGTCAAAAAAGATACGCCACCTGAAATTCCAA TAATTAACGTGTGGACTGCTGAGCAAAGTAAAAGCAAACTAGCAAAAGCTAGGCGTAGCTCACAGCAGGTAGTCTCTAACGCGGGACAGCCACCGGGGTTGCCCCTGACCGCAAATAGTAGTAATATCCAGAATATGCAAAAGTTTGGCAACTCGAAGGTAGTGACAAAAGTTGGGGGGCTTGGGCATGAAGGAAAGTACACACCAAGCAACAATATTCCAAATTTAGCTCAAAAATTCACGAACCTCAATCTAAACAACGACCAATCCCCTGGCCTTGCTTCGGTAAATGGAGGAATTAAGGGGCAAACGCAACTCCTACCAATGATAGTGACAAATGCAGGCAGTAAGCTCAGTAGCGCTGTGACCATAAATGAAGCTAGGAATAACAATAGCCATGGCAATTACGTTGATATTGATACAATCGATCAAATCTTGATGCAGCAAAGCGAGGCAACACAATTTCgtctacaacaacaacagcaacagcaactccagttgcaacaacaacatcagcatATACATCAACAGTATTTAGCCAACTTCGACAGGAAATACTCCTACAACCAACTCCATCACAATAACAATCTTCGCAATGGGTTCGATAGCTATGGTAATCTACTACGCAATGGAAGTCCTGTGGCTACATCCAGCTCAACTGGAAGCAGTCTGACGAACGATCAGACACTTTTCATTCGTCAGTATTCCACACGTCAAACCCCGCAGCCTCAGCCATCCCAGCAGCCCCAAACGAGCAGTCAACAGAATCAAGCACAGTCATCACAACAGGATCATCATTATCCCATTTACGAAAATCAATCCCAGCTTATCGCCCGTCCAGAATCGCCGATCTACAGCAATACGAACTCCGGCACCATTTACCAGAACTACAACAGTAACAACTCATCACACCAGTCGCTTTACTCTAATGTTTGCATCGCTGGGCAGCCCACAAGTTCATCAAGCACAACGAACTATTTAGCATTGGCACAACCGCAAGCACCATCACACCAGACTCAATCGCAACCTCTATATTCGAATGTGATAATTGGTACAAACGAATCCAATGGCATTACGTACGGGGAAGTTGTACTGCACGCGAACCATCACCCATCCGCAGTTGGGGCCGGCGCTGTAGTAGCGGCCCAACGGGCCATCGCGCAGAGTGCAGCTGGACAGCAATCTGCCGGTGATAGTGGCGACGAAGAATTAATGTTACCGCCCGGCTGGTCCGTAGACTATACGTTACGGGGAAGAAAGTATTACATCGATCATAACACTAAAACCACTCATTGGGCACATCCGCTGGACAGGAAGGCACTACCAACTGGGTGGCAACGGATCGAATCGGCACAGTACGGCACATACTTCAA CTACATCACTGGACAAGCGGAGCAAAGTTTGCCATATTTGGCTTCTTGCTATCTAACACACGCTGCGCCCCTAGAAATTCCGCGTCCGATGGTGCCACATTTCCCGCGCCACAATGCTCTGGTGCCAGCAAATCCTTATAATACAGAAAAAGTACCGGAATGGCTTTTTCTTTATGCAAAAT CTTCATCGGAGAAAGACCACATTATAAAATGGGATATGTTTCAACTACAGCAACTAGAAGATTTCTTAGGTATGATGAAGAAGTTATACCGCCAGGAATGTAATATTATTGTTGCAAAGTATGAGGTGATCAG AATACAAATACACTCTCGGATGCAGGAGCTGCGTAGAATATGA
- the LOC131260582 gene encoding protein lin-9 homolog, with protein sequence MESESSPPPTFWPAALGLHPVGTKFPIKTSSAPPMQALNARGRPARIRKKNRLFYDDDIVNDKVPSTRATPKKTPGPIKKPMSCTKATPQTTPRSELSMTPQKLMPRSVFKKKYSSRYANLKQSGRKRKTDIDDTNHNPMKVVNPMSLLDKKWNHSLGLQFKNFLILPKAHRFCYYEFFYSDIDRHIFGTPNEFQQLLRKHYPHLEANNLTRAEWRKIRSSFGKPRIFSPAFVAQERMELARKREKIRILQANSMGDISFMEGLPNNIPKLIPPGTKVTARLRTPYDGVFNGTAENYIPESRSYVVVFERLGGDSRLIPDIEVFSSEPKLPMIKVNSITKDYRVAFQDASFYLVSPNAKSPRKHRDPLLSGESAHKSSVKKEGNATNIGGYPVKYLELIVRTKKTLSAKQMKLLRLQNITSEAQIYKSYDNPLPDEFKKRYAMLLVAIDKLNRDLEEQLKQLREYSGTLTQDPEMLAMITPSYQREHSREKAEQIFEKNNNGSVKNEHIANLIKHLTTIMYLASNVNKNGKDALSIMALKGTIVETRELLEPGNVGAFNRNVVKYVNYIDCNPGPSKVIKNEGP encoded by the coding sequence ATGGAGAGTGAAAGTTCGCCACCACCAACCTTCTGGCCAGCAGCACTCGGGTTGCATCCAGTGGGAACAAAGTTTCCCATCAAAACATCAAGCGCACCACCCATGCAGGCATTGAATGCTCGAGGAAGGCCAGCACGAATACGTAAAAAGAATCGATTGTTCTACGACGATGATATCGTCAACGATAAGGTGCCATCGACGCGAGCTACTCCGAAGAAAACTCCAGGACCGATAAAAAAACCTATGAGCTGTACCAAGGCTACCCCACAAACTACACCACGCAGTGAGTTGTCGATGACCCCCCAGAAGCTGATGCCGCGCTCcgttttcaaaaagaaatattccTCTCGCTACGCAAATCTCAAGCAAAGCGGTAGAAAACGTAAAACCGACATCGATGATACAAATCATAATCCCATGAAAGTGGTCAATCCGATGTCGTTATTGGACAAAAAGTGGAACCATAGCCTCGGGCTGCAGTTTAAAAACTTTCTTATACTTCCCAAAGCGCACAGATTTTGCTACTACGAGTTCTTCTACAGTGACATCGATCGCCACATTTTTGGAACACCGAACGAATTTCAGCAATTATTGCGAAAGCACTATCCACACCTTGAAGCTAACAATCTCACACGTGCAGAGTGGCGTAAAATTCGATCATCCTTTGGCAAACCGAGAATTTTCTCTCCCGCATTTGTAGCACAGGAGCGGATGGAACTTGCTCGAAAGCGTGAGAAAATACGCATTCTGCAAGCCAACAGTATGGGAGACATATCATTTATGGAAGGCTTGCCCAATAATATTCCGAAGTTGATACCGCCCGGAACGAAAGTAACTGCACGATTGCGAACCCCGTACGATGGTGTATTCAATGGAACGGCGGAGAACTACATTCCCGAATCCAGAAGCTACGTGGTTGTATTCGAGAGATTGGGTGGAGATTCTCGATTGATTCCTGACATCGAGGTCTTTTCTAGCGAACCGAAGCTGCCGATGATCAAGGTAAACAGCATTACAAAGGATTACCGTGTAGCTTTTCAAGACGCATCCTTTTATCTTGTCTCGCCGAATGCGAAATCGCCGAGAAAGCATAGAGATCCGTTGCTGAGTGGAGAAAGCGCGCATAAATCAAGCGTTAAAAAAGAGGGTAACGCCACAAACATCGGAGGTTATCCTGTGAAGTATCTAGAACTGATAGTACGCACGAAAAAGACACTTTCCGCAAAACAGATGAAGTTACTACGTTTGCAAAATATCACATCTGAAGCACAGATATACAAATCCTACGACAACCCACTGCCAGATGAGTTCAAAAAGCGCTATGCAATGTTGCTGGTTGCCATCGACAAGCTGAATCGTGACCTCGAAGAGCAACTGAAGCAATTACGAGAGTATTCCGGCACGTTGACGCAAGATCCGGAAATGTTGGCAATGATTACTCCGAGCTACCAGCGGGAACATTCGCGCGAAAAGGCAGAACAGATTTTTGAAAAGAACAACAACGGCAGCGTGAAGAACGAGCACATAgccaatttaattaaacaccTCACCACCATCATGTATCTTGCATCGAATGTGAATAAGAACGGAAAAGATGCACTCAGCATTATGGCCTTGAAAGGAACGATTGTTGAAACGAGGGAACTTCTAGAGCCAGGAAATGTGGGAGCGTTCAACAGAAATGTCGTCAAGTACGTGAACTACATCGATTGCAACCCCGGACCatcaaaagtaataaaaaacgaGGGGccataa
- the LOC131261165 gene encoding calmodulin, with protein MARYFKEQDIDEFRECFYLFARSGHITTLDELTVIMRSLGLSPTIQELTQYLKKKNGRMSFADFLEVMHQHSRVENLPDEVIQAFKAGDKAGRGTIPARQLRHLLQNWGERLSYREVDNIFREANVSSGGHVRYSDFVRVACAPVPDYY; from the exons ATG GCACGATATTTCAAGGAGCAAGATATTGATG AATTCCGTGAATGCTTTTATCTATTTGCTCGTTCGGGACACATCACTACGCTCGACGAGCTAACGGTAATTATGCGCTCGCTAGGTCTGTCTCCTACTATACAAGAGCTTACGCAGTatctgaagaagaaaaatggtcGCATGAGTTTTGCCGACTTTTTGGAAGTGATGCATCAACATTCGCGCGTCGAAAATCTTCCAGATGAAGTTATTCAAGCTTTTAAGGCTGGTGATAAAGCAGGTCGCGGAACGATTCCAGCACGACAACTGCGGCATTTACTGCAGAATTGGGGTGAACGTCTTTCATACCGTGAG GTGGATAACATCTTTCGTGAAGCGAATGTATCGAGTGGTGGCCACGTCCGTTATAGCGATTTTGTGCGCGTAGCTTGTGCTCCTGTACCGGACTATTACTGA
- the LOC131261098 gene encoding ER membrane protein complex subunit 7 homolog — protein sequence MKFIVHHLLFLLLLGSVALADNGVEEFDDANRYAIEGKVYPPELYGDADLTWQLDTQISINSGEYKGFLREDGTFVISSIPSGSYVVEIINPDYFYEPVRVEINPKGKFRARKLNYVQPSQVLPVPYPLKLKALTRFRYFQQREQWKITDFLFNPMVLMMILPLGIMLILPKIMSDPETKKEMENLNLAKMTNEMPEFSEMITSFFTGGATAAAAANAAKEKEKSKPKQSKKKSQN from the exons ATGAAATTCATAGTTCATCATTTACTTTTCTTGCTTCTCCTTGGAAGTGTGGCTCTGGCTGACAATGGCGTTGAAGAGTTTGACGATGCAAACCGATATGCCATCGAGGGCAAAGTGTATCCGCCGGAGTTGTACGGTGATGCGGATCTAACTTGGCAGCTAGATACACAGATATCGATCAACAGTGGTGAATACAAGGGCTTTCTTCGGGAGGATGGCACCTTCGTTATCAGTTCGATACCTTCCGGTAGCTATGTAGTAGAAATTATTaatccagactacttttacgaaCCTGTAAGGGTAGAAATAAATCCGAAGGGGAAGTTCCGTGCTCGCAAGCTCAACTACGTGCAACCATCGCAAGTGCTTCCCGTTCCATATCCACTCAAATTGAAGGCACTTACCCGGTTCAGATATTTCCAACAGCGCGAGCAATGGAAGATTACAGACTTTTTGTTCAATCCGATGGTCTTAATGATGATTCTGCCCCTAGGCATTATGCTTATCTTGCCTAAAATAATGAGTGATccagaaacgaaaaaagaaatggagaaTCTTAACTTGGCCAAG ATGACCAACGAAATGCCGGAATTTAGCGAAATGATAACATCGTTCTTTACTGGAGGCGCCACTGCAGCTGCCGCAGCGAATGCTGCTAAGGAAAAAGAGAAATCAAAgccaaagcaaagcaaaaagaaaagtcaGAATTAG
- the LOC131261193 gene encoding uncharacterized protein LOC131261193 yields MALFQQPRWLRRWIRRKTNPIPLDRAQLWKRRLSLFYAVVAWNAFGGVCYMVYTGRNDWAKFYGYKTEEEAQLPPAIRYAQQLNLPNAKVLKFSGLSKKDEYELKDLEVIRPSESADKVEN; encoded by the coding sequence ATGGCTCTTTTTCAACAACCTCGTTGGCTTCGAAGGTGGATTAGACGCAAAACTAATCCGATTCCATTGGATCGCGCCCAGCTGTGGAAACGTCGGCTCAGTCTATTCTACGCCGTTGTGGCATGGAATGCTTTCGGTGGAGTGTGCTACATGGTTTACACCGGCCGCAATGATTGGGCCAAGTTTTATGGCTACAAAACGGAGGAGGAAGCCCAGCTTCCGCCAGCAATCCGATATGCTCAGCAGTTAAATCTACCAAATGCAAAGGTGCTTAAGTTTAGTGGCCTTTCGAAAAAGGACGAGTATGAACTGAAGGATTTGGAGGTGATTCGCCCGTCAGAGAGTGCTGATAAAGTAGAAAACTAA
- the LOC131260665 gene encoding hematopoietic lineage cell-specific protein isoform X2 — MWKSTAGRDIDANIVGQSAEDDDWETDPDFVNDVSEQEQRWGSKTIEGSGRNAAAIDMQQLREETEKADADKKRKDGPKASHGYGGKFGVEKDRMDKSAVGHEHIEKVEKHASQKDYASGFGGKFGVQKDRVDKSAHGWDHVEKVDKHESQKDYKTGFGGKFGVQQDRQDKSAVGWDHMEAPQKHESQLDHKVGFGGKFGVQNDRMDKSAVGFQEQDKIGTNYTKVKPDIGSAKPSNLRAKFENFAATAEEEARKRAEEQKRLREEKDRKDREEAAKRVNYSSESTEPKKPERKGPINTGRETGVSNAISNFNKPQEIPPTDSSTRKDPITLPKTEEPRKLVQPDVIPTAVTPTAVTNVEEQKYEHESEVQSTNEPAPIARTSYSSATASEPVSEPVTIAKATVYEEPAQTTHQAAVDVEPEEVEEFIPSPDNPGIQAIALYDYQAAADDEISFDPDDKITHIEMIDEGWWRGWCNNKYGLFPANYVQLLQ, encoded by the exons ATGTGGAAATCTACAGCAGGGCGTGACATCGATGCCAACATTGTTGGCCAGAGTGCTGAGGATGATGACTGGGAAACGGATCCAGATTTTGTTAACGATGTCAGCGAACAGGAACAGCGGTGGGGCTCGAAAACAATCGAAGGTAGTGGCCGGAATGCTGCGGCAATCGATATGCAACAGTTACGAGAGGAAACGGAGAAGGCCGATGCTGATAAGAAGCGTAAAGATGGCCCGAAAGCGTCGCACGGGTACGGAGGCAAGTTTGGTGTAGAAAAAGATCGCATGGACAAATCTGCCGTTGGACACGAGCACATTGAAAAGGTGGAGAAGCACGCTTCGCAAAAAGATTACGCCTCGGGATTCGGGGGAAAGTTTGGTGTGCAGAAGGATCGTGTCGATAAATCGGCGCACGGTTGGGATCACGTTGAGAAGGTAGATAAACACGAATCGCAGAAGGATTACAAAACGGGCTTCGGTGGGAAATTTGGTGTACAGCAAGATCGTCAGGATAAATCCGCCGTCGGCTGGGATCATATGGAAGCGCCACAAAAACACGAAAGTCAGCTAGATCACAAAGTG gGATTTGGAGGCAAATTTGGTGTTCAGAATGATCGAATGGATAAATCGGCTGTTGGGTTCCAGGAACAAGACAAAATTGGTACCAACTACACTAAGGTAAAACCTGACATAGGATCCGCCAAACCGTCTAATCTAAGGGCGAAATTTGAAAACTTTGCTGCAACTGCTGAGGAAGAAGCTCGAAAGCGTGCGGAAGAGCAAAAACGGCTAAGGGAGGAGAAGGATCGCAAGGATCGCGAAGAGGCGGCGAAACGAGTG AATTATTCCTCTGAATCAACAGAACCGAAAAAACCTGAACGCAAGGGTCCAATCAACACCGGAAGAGAAACTGGGGTCAGCAATGCAATAAGTAACTTTAACAAACCACAAGAAATTCCTCCTACGGATTCATCAACGAGG AAAGATCCAATTACGTTGCCGAAAACCGAAGAACCACGTAAACTGGTTCAACCGGATGTTATTCCTACAGCTGTTACTCCAACCGCTGTGACTAATGTAGAGGAACAAAAATATGAACACGAATCGGAAGTACAATCCACAAATGAACCAGCGCCAATTGCTCGTACGTCATACAGCTCAGCAACGGCTTCAGAGCCGGTATCGGAACCAGTAACGATTGCTAAAGCTACAGTATATGAAGAGCCCGCTCAAACTACACATCAAGCTGCGGTGGATGTAGAGCCGGAAGAAGTGGAAGAATTTATACCTTCTCCCGACAATCCTGGTATTCAAGCGATAGCGTTGTACGATTATCAGGCCGCAGCAGATGATGAAATTTCTTTCGATCCTGATGATAAGATAACACATATCGAAATG aTTGACGAAGGCTGGTGGAGAGGTTGGTGCAACAACAAGTATGGACTGTTTCCAGCTAACTACGTGCAATTGTTGCAATGA
- the LOC131261155 gene encoding uncharacterized protein LOC131261155, with protein sequence MERKLLYAFRGWIAFVAFMDLGTAFRCYIERRSFLGDHSETQFIEGDYTISRILGIYCILKAVALVHCTLYIHYKPVVSMGGCSLAITMMLYITEALYFRSTTLNFYVIFPCILNSITLVGLLYIPRKLRLWEHRNGSDNDDENSQLLKQMGGFKKRRAHKNKTP encoded by the exons ATGGAACGCAAATTATTGTACGCCTTTCGAGGATGGATTGCCTTCGTCGCCTTCATGGACTTAGGTACAGCCTTTCGGTGTTACATCGAACGCCGCAGTTTTTTAGGTGATCACTCAGAAACTCAGTTCATTGAAG GAGATTATACAATTTCTAGGATACTGGGAATTTATTGCATACTAAAGGCGGTAGCTTTAGTTCACTGCACGCTGTACATACACTATAAACC CGTCGTCAGTATGGGTGGCTGCTCCTTAGCAATCACGATGATGCTCTATATAACAGAGGCCTTGTACTTCCGTTCAACGACGCTAAACTTTTACGTTATATTTCCATGTATTTTAAACT CAATCACATTGGTTGGATTACTGTATATTCCTCGAAAGCTACGATTATGGGAGCATCGGAACGGATCGGATAACGACGACGAAAACTCGCAGCTGCTGAAACAAATGGGTGGCTTTAAGAAGCGACGAGCTCATAAAAATAAGACGCCATGA
- the LOC131260665 gene encoding src substrate cortactin isoform X1, whose translation MWKSTAGRDIDANIVGQSAEDDDWETDPDFVNDVSEQEQRWGSKTIEGSGRNAAAIDMQQLREETEKADADKKRKDGPKASHGYGGKFGVEKDRMDKSAVGHEHIEKVEKHASQKDYASGFGGKFGVQKDRVDKSAHGWDHVEKVDKHESQKDYKTGFGGKFGVQQDRQDKSAVGWDHMEAPQKHESQLDHKVGFGGKFGVQTDRKDKSAFGWDHVEKPQMHESQLDHKIGFGGKFGVQNDRMDKSAVGFQEQDKIGTNYTKVKPDIGSAKPSNLRAKFENFAATAEEEARKRAEEQKRLREEKDRKDREEAAKRVNYSSESTEPKKPERKGPINTGRETGVSNAISNFNKPQEIPPTDSSTRKDPITLPKTEEPRKLVQPDVIPTAVTPTAVTNVEEQKYEHESEVQSTNEPAPIARTSYSSATASEPVSEPVTIAKATVYEEPAQTTHQAAVDVEPEEVEEFIPSPDNPGIQAIALYDYQAAADDEISFDPDDKITHIEMIDEGWWRGWCNNKYGLFPANYVQLLQ comes from the exons ATGTGGAAATCTACAGCAGGGCGTGACATCGATGCCAACATTGTTGGCCAGAGTGCTGAGGATGATGACTGGGAAACGGATCCAGATTTTGTTAACGATGTCAGCGAACAGGAACAGCGGTGGGGCTCGAAAACAATCGAAGGTAGTGGCCGGAATGCTGCGGCAATCGATATGCAACAGTTACGAGAGGAAACGGAGAAGGCCGATGCTGATAAGAAGCGTAAAGATGGCCCGAAAGCGTCGCACGGGTACGGAGGCAAGTTTGGTGTAGAAAAAGATCGCATGGACAAATCTGCCGTTGGACACGAGCACATTGAAAAGGTGGAGAAGCACGCTTCGCAAAAAGATTACGCCTCGGGATTCGGGGGAAAGTTTGGTGTGCAGAAGGATCGTGTCGATAAATCGGCGCACGGTTGGGATCACGTTGAGAAGGTAGATAAACACGAATCGCAGAAGGATTACAAAACGGGCTTCGGTGGGAAATTTGGTGTACAGCAAGATCGTCAGGATAAATCCGCCGTCGGCTGGGATCATATGGAAGCGCCACAAAAACACGAAAGTCAGCTAGATCACAAAGTG GGCTTCGGAGGGAAATTTGGCGTTCAGACCGATCGAAAGGACAAGTCGGCCTTTGGCTGGGACCATGTTGAGAAACCACAAATGCACGAAAGCCAACTCGATCATAAAATA gGATTTGGAGGCAAATTTGGTGTTCAGAATGATCGAATGGATAAATCGGCTGTTGGGTTCCAGGAACAAGACAAAATTGGTACCAACTACACTAAGGTAAAACCTGACATAGGATCCGCCAAACCGTCTAATCTAAGGGCGAAATTTGAAAACTTTGCTGCAACTGCTGAGGAAGAAGCTCGAAAGCGTGCGGAAGAGCAAAAACGGCTAAGGGAGGAGAAGGATCGCAAGGATCGCGAAGAGGCGGCGAAACGAGTG AATTATTCCTCTGAATCAACAGAACCGAAAAAACCTGAACGCAAGGGTCCAATCAACACCGGAAGAGAAACTGGGGTCAGCAATGCAATAAGTAACTTTAACAAACCACAAGAAATTCCTCCTACGGATTCATCAACGAGG AAAGATCCAATTACGTTGCCGAAAACCGAAGAACCACGTAAACTGGTTCAACCGGATGTTATTCCTACAGCTGTTACTCCAACCGCTGTGACTAATGTAGAGGAACAAAAATATGAACACGAATCGGAAGTACAATCCACAAATGAACCAGCGCCAATTGCTCGTACGTCATACAGCTCAGCAACGGCTTCAGAGCCGGTATCGGAACCAGTAACGATTGCTAAAGCTACAGTATATGAAGAGCCCGCTCAAACTACACATCAAGCTGCGGTGGATGTAGAGCCGGAAGAAGTGGAAGAATTTATACCTTCTCCCGACAATCCTGGTATTCAAGCGATAGCGTTGTACGATTATCAGGCCGCAGCAGATGATGAAATTTCTTTCGATCCTGATGATAAGATAACACATATCGAAATG aTTGACGAAGGCTGGTGGAGAGGTTGGTGCAACAACAAGTATGGACTGTTTCCAGCTAACTACGTGCAATTGTTGCAATGA